TAGTTAGTTAGTGCAAGTAGCTAAAATGTTAATGCGTACTGTCTTTGAAAGCCAGTTTTATCTAAACCTTTCTTTTTAGAGCCTATTACGACTAAGAAATAATACCCTTATCAAGGCGAGAGTGTTAGGCATTCCAAGCCGTCCAGCAGCCACTGAACCCATTCATGGATTGCGACACGTGACACTGGGCTTGGCAGGCATTGAGATCATTGTATGTCAAGTAGGAGTCCCAACCCATATCCGGATGCCAGGTATTTGCATACCCAGGAAAATTCGCAGCCGGAATACACTGCTGGCCGCCATTTCTCTGGAAACACTCAGCTTGGTTCCAACGTCCATGATGGAAGTGAGCGCGCGAGAGAGGCTTCCCCCCGAGAGTGTCTTGTGGTCTAGTGGTGAACTCATCCAAGTGGTTTGTGGATGCATCATAAGAGGAGCCGCATGAGGTGAAAGGAACTAAGCTCGGATGTGGTTTGCACTGCACGTGGACTGTCGGATGAGGATGGTGGAAGCTGGTTGACATTCGAGGCTGAAGATGGCTGCCAGCGTGCAATGAAGTTGTCTGGTAAGGGGAGAGCATGCGATCTGTTCTGTTCTGGAAGGGACTATGTGTCTGCACTCTCACTGGCTCGATCAGCAAGTGTCCTGCCTCGGCAGCTCCCACATCAGCGTACAAACGGGCTCTCATAGGCCATTTCTGTAAAGTAAAATGTGCATATCGTAGAGAA
The genomic region above belongs to Macrobrachium nipponense isolate FS-2020 chromosome 39, ASM1510439v2, whole genome shotgun sequence and contains:
- the LOC135210321 gene encoding uncharacterized protein LOC135210321 isoform X1 → METKMKRSSRSAMRAGGTHSRRSSSRNKEVNCLTSTTSTVEAAAIGTSKNALRERSRVESLRRAYLELQAAIPSVPPNTKLSKLDVLMLATTYISHLTQLLQEDDDARKSHDDNNNDTSCAEDAAGGGGANRESSCAMQDVSPQKMQQKGLLHPVKKWPMRARLYADVGAAEAGHLLIEPVRVQTHSPFQNRTDRMLSPYQTTSLHAGSHLQPRMSTSFHHPHPTVHVQCKPHPSLVPFTSCGSSYDASTNHLDEFTTRPQDTLGGKPLSRAHFHHGRWNQAECFQRNGGQQCIPAANFPGYANTWHPDMGWDSYLTYNDLNACQAQCHVSQSMNGFSGCWTAWNA
- the LOC135210321 gene encoding uncharacterized protein LOC135210321 isoform X2, which codes for METKMKRSSRSAMRGGTHSRRSSSRNKEVNCLTSTTSTVEAAAIGTSKNALRERSRVESLRRAYLELQAAIPSVPPNTKLSKLDVLMLATTYISHLTQLLQEDDDARKSHDDNNNDTSCAEDAAGGGGANRESSCAMQDVSPQKMQQKGLLHPVKKWPMRARLYADVGAAEAGHLLIEPVRVQTHSPFQNRTDRMLSPYQTTSLHAGSHLQPRMSTSFHHPHPTVHVQCKPHPSLVPFTSCGSSYDASTNHLDEFTTRPQDTLGGKPLSRAHFHHGRWNQAECFQRNGGQQCIPAANFPGYANTWHPDMGWDSYLTYNDLNACQAQCHVSQSMNGFSGCWTAWNA